DNA from Immundisolibacter sp.:
CGGTGCCCGGGCGCTGGGCCTGGACCACGAAATTGGCTCGCTGCTGGCGGGCAAGGCGGCCGACATGGTGGCGCTCGACCTGTCCGCCGCGCACTGCCAGCCGGTACATGATCCGATTTCGCAGATCATTTACGCCGCCGGGCGTGACGCGGTGAGCGATGTGTGGGTGGCGGGCCGCCGACTGCTGCATGAGCGCCGCCCGATAACGCTCGACGCGGATGCCATCGTGGCGCGGGCGGCCGAGTGGGGCGAGCGTATCGGTGTCGCCGATCGCCAGAATGCTGGCTAGAACTTAACTGATCCATCCCCACCACAGCCAACTATTGAGGACACAACATGCCCCGACGATTGCCGCCCGGGCCGCTGGTGGTCGGTATCAGCGGCCCGCAGCTCACGGCGGAGGAAGAACAGTTACTGCTACGGCCCTTGATCGGCGGCGTGATTCTGTTCGAGCGCAATTTTGTCGACGCGGACCAAACGCGCGCCTTGTGCGCGCACGTCCATGCCCTGCGCGAGCCACGGCTGTTGATTGCAGTGGACCCGGACGGCGGGCGGGTGCAGCGCCTGCGGGCCGGTTTCACGCCACTGCCGGCGGCGAGCGTCTACGGTCGGACCCATGACCTGGACCCTGGCCGGGGGCTGGCGCTGGCGCGTGCCGGTGGACTGGTGATGGCGGCCGAAGTGCTGGCCGTGGGTATCGACCACAGCTTTGCGCCGGTGCTGGACCTCGACTACGGCGTCAGCGACATCATCGGTTCGCGGGCTTTCCATGCCCAGGCGCGGGTCGCCGCAGCGCTGGCCGCCGCCTTTGCCTCCGGCATGGTCGATGCGGGCATGGCTGCCTGTGGCAAGCATTTTCCTGGCCACGGCGCGGTGGCGGCCGACACTCATATTGCGCATGTGGTGGATAACCGTGAACTGGCCGAACTGCAAAACGACCTGTTGCCGTATCGGCAGCTGATCGACGCGGGTCTTGCCGCGGTGATGATGGCGCACGTGGTGTTCCCGGCGCTGGATGGGGAGCCGGCCGGTTTCTCGCGTCGCTGGGTGGGGGAGGTGCTGCGCGGGCAGCTCGGTTTTGACGGCGCTGTGTTCAGCGATGACCTGGGCATGGCCGGCGCCGCGGCAGTCGGTGATGTGCCGACCCGCGCCCGGCGGGCGCTGGTGGCAGGTTGCGATTACGTGCTCATCTGCAACTAGCCCGACGCCACCCGCGCCACGCTGGCAGCCCTGGCGCCAGCGACCGTTCCAGGGCGCCGGCACCTGGCATTGCTGGCGCGCCCGTCAGGCGGGCAGGGCGGGCGGCAGCTTGCCGCGGCACGGGACATGCTCACCACCCACCAGGCCTGAGCGTCGCCGGTAGCGGACGCGGTGCAGGGACGCACCGGCACGCCGGCTGTCCCGGACATTGGCTGGCAGTCGGTCGGACTTGGGGCTGATCGAATACGATCGCCCAAGTCCGACAGGCTGCTAGGGAACCGCTAATTTATTCAGCGGCTCCCGCAGCGCAGGGGCGCGCTGCCAAAATCTGTGGCTGTAAGTCACTGATTTTGTGAGTCATTGGAAAACCACGCTTTTCCGATGACGGGCGCTGACAATCCAGGACGGATTTATTCAGCGCTTCCCTAGAGCGCGGTATTCCCGCCCAGCGCCCGGTAAAGGGATACCGCCGCGGTGAAGCGTTCCAGCCGGGCGCCGACGGCGGCATCGTCGGCCTGGATCTGGCTGCGCAGGGCGTCCAGCAGCACCTGGTAGTCCGCAGCTCCGGCTTCGAAGCGGGCGCGAGCACCCGCGTACGCGTCACGGGCGGCGGCGGCCGCCCGGTCCAGTGCCTGGCTGCGCGCCTCGCTCTGGCGCTGGGCGTCGAGCGCATCGCTCACTTCCCGGTAACTGGTGAGCACGGCCTGGCGATACTGGGCGACCAGCTCGGCTTGACGCGCCTCGTTACGCGCGACTTCGCCGCGCAGGGCGCCACCACGAAACAGCGGCGCCAGTGCGCTGCCGGTCAGGGTGGTCAGGGTGGCCGCCGGGCTGCGAGTCCAGGACCGGTCCCAGCTTATTTGCAGGCTTGGGTACAGCGCCGATCGGGCCGCCCCGAGGTCCGCGCCCGCGGCCTGAAGCTGCGCCTCCGCCCGGCGCAGATCGGGCCGGCGGGTCAGCAGGGTCGCCGGTACGGTTGGCGTCACTGCCGGCAGTACCAGCGCTTCCCAGGCTACTGCGGGGGCAGTAAATTCCGGGCTGGCGGCGCCGCTTAGCAGGGCGAGCTGATTACGGAAGCCGGCTTCGCTCTGCGCCAGGGTGGCCACGCTGGCTTCGGTGGTGGCGACCACGGTGCGCTGTTGGTCGCGTTCCAGGGTAGATACGCGGCCGGCATCCAGGCGCGCGTCCAGCACCGCCAGTACGCCCTGGGCATTGGCCAGGTTCGCCCGCGCCAGTGCCAGTCGCTTGCCGGTCGCGGACAGATTCAGAGCCGCCTGGGTTACCTCGGCGACGGTGAGCAGGCGCAGTGCCTCGTGGTCGAAGCGGCTCTCCGCCAGTCGCTCGCGCGCGGCCTGGCGGGTCGCGGCCACCCGTCCGAACAAGTCCAGTTCATAGGCGACCGAGATCTGGCCGGTATGGCGGATGCCACCCGCGGCGGCCGAGGCAGAATTGCCGCTGCGGGTCGTGTCGGTAGTGGTCAGCGCGGCGTCTACCTGCGGCCAGGTGGCGGCACCGGCGACCACCGCGGCGGCGCGCGCCTGGGCAATGCGCTGTATCGCGGCCGCCAGATCCTGGTTGGCGGCGAGGGCGTTTTCCACCAACCCGTCGAGCGGCGGGCTGGCGAAGCTTTGCCACCAGCGGTCAGGTAGCGTTTGGGCGTGGAGCCCGGCCTGTGGCCAGGATGCCGGTTCCGGCACTTGCGGGCGCTGGTAGGCCGGTGTCAGGTTGCAGCCGGTAATGGCCAGCACCAGGACAGACACGATGGTTCCGCGCATGGCGCTATTCCGCTGCCAGCGCGATTACCGGGTCCAGCCGGGCGGCTTTGCGCGCCGGCAGGTAGCCAAACAAAAGCCCCGTCCCGACCGCGCTCAGAAACGCCATGACCCCTGGCGCCAGGGTAAACACCACGTCGATGCCCGCCAGTGACAGGCCAAAGCCGATCAGGTACCCGAGCAACAGGCCAATGATCCCGCCCACCGTGCACACGACCGCGGCCTCGACGTTGAATTGCAGCAGGATGTCGCGCATGCGGGCACCGGTGGCGATGCGGATACCGATTTCGCGCGTGCGCTCGGTCACGCTGACCAGCATGATGTTCATCACGCCGATGCCGCCCACCAGCAAGGAGATCGCGGCCACCGAGCCCAGCAGTATGGTCAGCGTGGTCTGCGCGGTGCCGACCATGTCCAGCAGCGAGGCCATGTTGCGGATGCCGAAGTCTTCGGTGCGGTGCCGCGCCAGCAGCAGTTGGCGAATGGATTCCTGCGCCGGGTCGACCTGGTCGATATCGGCCACCTTGACGGTGATGGCGTTGACGTAGGTGCCGCCGAACAACCGCACCTGCCCGGTGCTCAGTGGTATGAACACCACGTCGTCCTGATCGCCGCCCCAGGTCGAGTTGCCTTTCTCGCCCATGACGCCGATGACCTCGAACGGGACGTTTCGGACCAGCACGAAATGGCCGATCGGATCCTCGCCGCCGGGAAACAGCAGCCGTGCCACCGTCTGGCCCAGCAGCGCTACCGGGGCATAGCTACGGGCGTCGCTGTCGGTAAAGAAACTGCCGTTAACCACCGGCCAGTCGCGCAGCGCCGGCAGGTCCGCGCCCACGCCCTGCACGGTGGTGGCGTAGTCCATGGCTCCGACCCGTACCGTCAACCGCGCGCTGCGCTCGGGCACCACCAGGGCCACGCCGGGGAGCGCGGCAATCTCCGCCGCGTCCTGTGGCGTCAGGGTGACCACATCGCCACCGCCGCGGATGCCCGGCGCGCCCGGCCGGACCACCAGCAGGTTGGTGCCCATGGTGGTGATCTGGTCAAGGACGCGCCGTTTGCTGCCTTCGCCCACGGCCAGCATGACCACCACCGATAGCACACCGATGATGATGCCCAGCAACGTGAGCACCGTGCGCAGGGCATTGGTGCGCAGCGCCCGCAGGGCCACCTTGGCGCCTTCCGCCAGTTCCGGCATCACGGTGTTGCCATCGATCGGGTGTCGTGCGGGCGGTTCGGCAGTGCTGGAGCGGTTCGGGGTCGGGGCGGCATCGATGCGGCCGTCGGCGATGTGAACAATACGCTGGGCGTGCGCGGCCACCTGCGGGTCGTGAGTGATCAGCACGATGGTGCGGCCCTGCGCATGCAGTTGGCCCAGTAGCCCCATCAATGCCTCGCTGCTGCGGCTGTCCAGCGCCCCGGTGGGTTCGTCAGCCAGCACCACTGGCGGATCGTTGATCAGTGCGCGGGCAATGGCGACGCGCTGCTGCTGTCCGCCGGACAGCTGGCTCGGCAGGTGGCCGGCGCGGTCGGTCATGCCCAACTGCTCCAGCAGCCGGGCCGCGTTCGCCAGCCGGGCCGGTCGCGGCAGTCCCGCGTACATGGCCGGCATGGCGACGTTCTCGGTGGCGCTTGATCCTGGCAGCAGGTTGTAGCGCTGGAACACGAAACCGAAGGTCTGGCGGCGCAGGCCGGCGAGCGCATCGGCCGACAGGTCACCCACCGGTCGGCCGAGGATGCGGTAGTCGCCCTCGCTCGGCCGATCCAGGCAGCCGATCACGTTCATGAGCGTGCTTTTGCCGGAGCCGGATGGACCCATGATGGCAACGAATTCGCCCGGCCAGATGGTCAGTGACACATCGTCGAGCGCGCGTACTTCGGTGTCGCCCGCGGTAAAGCGCCGGGTGATGCCGCGCAGCTCCAGCAGCGGCGTGTCAGCCATTATCAGATGCCCCAGCGCGGCCGGGTGGGCTTGGCCTTGGGAGGCGGTAACAGCACCTCGTCGCCGAGTGCCAGGCCGGCCCGGATTTCTGCCTGGGCCCGCGTCACCAGGCCCACGTGCACGACGATGATCGCAACCTGGTCGGTTTTGCGGCGGCGCACCTCATAGGCCTGGCCCTGCGCGGTGTCCTGTCCGGGCCGGCGTCGCCCCAGTGCGGTGGTGGGGATCACCAGTGCTTTCTCGGCGCGAGATACGTGGAAAAACATCTGCGTGCTCATGCCGTTCATGAGTTGGCCATCCCGGTTCTCCACGTCGGCCAGAACGTTGTAGAGCACCACATCGTTGATCAGTTCCGGCGATGGCAGTATCTGTCTGACGACGGCCTCCCAACGGCGTTCAATCGCGCCCAGCGTACTGAAGGAGACGCGCATGCCAGGCCGTATTCGCGGCACGTCGGCCTCGGCCACCTGGGCGCGCACGGTCATGGTGCCCAGATCCGCGATCTGCAGGATCACCGGCGCGATCTGGTTCGCGTTCAGGGTCTGCCCCTCGCGCGCGGTTTTGGTCACCACGGTGCCGCTCAACGGTGCATAGATGCGGGTGTAGCTGAGGTTGGCTTCGTCGCCCGCGAGGGTCGAGCGGGCTTCGTCAATTTGCGCCCGCAGGGAGGCTGCGCGAGCTTGCGCGACGCGCAGCGCGGACTCGCTTTCCTCCACGGCTTCCTGGCTTACGGCGCGTGCCTCGATCAGCTTCCGGTTGCGGGCCAGGACCTGGCCAGCATAGATGCTCTGCGCTTCCTGTTCGGCAAGCTGGGCCGCCAGGGACGCCAGTCGTGCCCGATCGGCCTCCACCCGGGCGGCGTAGATGCGCGGGTCGATTTCGGCGATGAGCTGGCCACGGCTGACGGCGTCGCCTATCTCCACATGCAGCCGGCTGAGTTGCCCGGATACCTGGGCGCCCACATCGACGAATTCCTTCGGTTCCAGTTTGCCCTGGGCGGTGATGATCTCCTCCAGGTCGCTGCGCTCGACCCGCGCAACCGGGGT
Protein-coding regions in this window:
- a CDS encoding efflux transporter outer membrane subunit, translating into MRGTIVSVLVLAITGCNLTPAYQRPQVPEPASWPQAGLHAQTLPDRWWQSFASPPLDGLVENALAANQDLAAAIQRIAQARAAAVVAGAATWPQVDAALTTTDTTRSGNSASAAAGGIRHTGQISVAYELDLFGRVAATRQAARERLAESRFDHEALRLLTVAEVTQAALNLSATGKRLALARANLANAQGVLAVLDARLDAGRVSTLERDQQRTVVATTEASVATLAQSEAGFRNQLALLSGAASPEFTAPAVAWEALVLPAVTPTVPATLLTRRPDLRRAEAQLQAAGADLGAARSALYPSLQISWDRSWTRSPAATLTTLTGSALAPLFRGGALRGEVARNEARQAELVAQYRQAVLTSYREVSDALDAQRQSEARSQALDRAAAAARDAYAGARARFEAGAADYQVLLDALRSQIQADDAAVGARLERFTAAVSLYRALGGNTAL
- the nagZ gene encoding beta-N-acetylhexosaminidase, whose amino-acid sequence is MPRRLPPGPLVVGISGPQLTAEEEQLLLRPLIGGVILFERNFVDADQTRALCAHVHALREPRLLIAVDPDGGRVQRLRAGFTPLPAASVYGRTHDLDPGRGLALARAGGLVMAAEVLAVGIDHSFAPVLDLDYGVSDIIGSRAFHAQARVAAALAAAFASGMVDAGMAACGKHFPGHGAVAADTHIAHVVDNRELAELQNDLLPYRQLIDAGLAAVMMAHVVFPALDGEPAGFSRRWVGEVLRGQLGFDGAVFSDDLGMAGAAAVGDVPTRARRALVAGCDYVLICN
- a CDS encoding MacB family efflux pump subunit, producing the protein MADTPLLELRGITRRFTAGDTEVRALDDVSLTIWPGEFVAIMGPSGSGKSTLMNVIGCLDRPSEGDYRILGRPVGDLSADALAGLRRQTFGFVFQRYNLLPGSSATENVAMPAMYAGLPRPARLANAARLLEQLGMTDRAGHLPSQLSGGQQQRVAIARALINDPPVVLADEPTGALDSRSSEALMGLLGQLHAQGRTIVLITHDPQVAAHAQRIVHIADGRIDAAPTPNRSSTAEPPARHPIDGNTVMPELAEGAKVALRALRTNALRTVLTLLGIIIGVLSVVVMLAVGEGSKRRVLDQITTMGTNLLVVRPGAPGIRGGGDVVTLTPQDAAEIAALPGVALVVPERSARLTVRVGAMDYATTVQGVGADLPALRDWPVVNGSFFTDSDARSYAPVALLGQTVARLLFPGGEDPIGHFVLVRNVPFEVIGVMGEKGNSTWGGDQDDVVFIPLSTGQVRLFGGTYVNAITVKVADIDQVDPAQESIRQLLLARHRTEDFGIRNMASLLDMVGTAQTTLTILLGSVAAISLLVGGIGVMNIMLVSVTERTREIGIRIATGARMRDILLQFNVEAAVVCTVGGIIGLLLGYLIGFGLSLAGIDVVFTLAPGVMAFLSAVGTGLLFGYLPARKAARLDPVIALAAE
- a CDS encoding efflux RND transporter periplasmic adaptor subunit: MNKRTRWGLLAVLAVVAIVTVVGYRYRASGIADHAATPVARVERSDLEEIITAQGKLEPKEFVDVGAQVSGQLSRLHVEIGDAVSRGQLIAEIDPRIYAARVEADRARLASLAAQLAEQEAQSIYAGQVLARNRKLIEARAVSQEAVEESESALRVAQARAASLRAQIDEARSTLAGDEANLSYTRIYAPLSGTVVTKTAREGQTLNANQIAPVILQIADLGTMTVRAQVAEADVPRIRPGMRVSFSTLGAIERRWEAVVRQILPSPELINDVVLYNVLADVENRDGQLMNGMSTQMFFHVSRAEKALVIPTTALGRRRPGQDTAQGQAYEVRRRKTDQVAIIVVHVGLVTRAQAEIRAGLALGDEVLLPPPKAKPTRPRWGI